CATTTTAATGCAAAAGTAAACGGTAGGCAAAACATATGCATTGTAACGTACAACAACATAGGCAGAAAGTGTAATAACCATCACTGCCTCAATTTTTCGGCTTTTGGATCGTCCTCTTTGACCTCAAAAGGGCCTCTTTTCGACCTGCCGACTTGATGCCTAATGCCCATCTGTCAAATTTGGTGTATTTTTGGCATCATCTATTGGGGGGCACTTAGAAATGTGAGAGGCGGCCTCATGTTTCACATCAACAACCACCTGGATTTGGGCCATGCGGCATGTGATAGAGGAgctttttgctgatgtggcatgttATGGTGGAGGTATATGGTGATTTTGGGAGGGAATCCATTCTAAATTCTAAATACACATACAAATTCAATCCACGCGGGATCCGAATAAACTCCAGGTCGGATCAGTTTGATTTAGATCATCCACTCCTTTATTCGGATATCATATAAATGCCTCCATCtcaattattgttcaatctcaCTTACCGACCCATATCTTCCCTGTTCTTCCTCTCGCAGTTGTATTGATTGGTTGGTCGATAGTGAAGGAGTAGGTTTGTAGGCTTGGTGGTGACTGAGTTCTTGGCTGGTCGGTTCAGAAGGTCGTCGGAAAAGGGTTGGGAGATGATGGGTGGTGGTTACTGGCTTGAAGAAGAAGAGGGGATGAGGGGTGGGCCCTAAAAggtttttataatataataatttatattcttttttttatcTTCAATGGTAAATAAGTAAATTCACACAAGATTATCCTCATGTGACATGCACATGGGGTGTGTGAACTAAGAAATCTAACTGATGTTAGGGCAAATGATAAAGCGAGTTCATTTTTTGCAAGTATTGAGACTAAGTGTGTAATTAGTGAAGCCTTAGGACTAAGTCagcaatttttgcaaaccactgGGACCAACCAGGCGTTTAACTCTTGAGTTTACGATAAATGACGAAACCTGAAAAAAAATTGTAAAGAAGTGacttttaaatatataaaatgacAAGTGAGATTTTATTTAAACCTTCTATATAAACCTAAAGCAAAAGCACGTTTTCTAGCAATTTTGTCTAGAATTATCAAAATTCATAACTCTTCCCATATGAAGCATTGCCGTCCTAGTAAAAAACAATGACAAATTTCAAAACCAAAAATTACATAAAAACAAAGTTGAAGGATCATTCGTGCAAAACAAGCAACATTGGGCAAAGAGGAATATCCGTTATATAATGCTGGCTTGATGCTCATTTTTTAGTTATTAATCACGACGAAACCAGAACAAGAAGATAACACAGCAACCAAATCCACAATCATCAACACTTATTGCAACAGATTCTCGTCGCTAATCACTCAGCGGGTATATCCTCCCCTTTGTACTCATTTCTATTGGCGTTTATTATGCAATTTCATGTTCGTTATCTCCAATTGGTAACAATCCGTTATGTTTGTGTATAATTCACCCAAGAACTCGTGTTAATTTCATTTTTTGCTCCGAATTGTTGAAGATAAACCTAATTTTTGTAACATTTATGGTTTTTAATTGTTGAATTTAGGGTTTAGTTGCTTCAGATAAAGATGTTTATATTTTAGGGCTTTTTTAACTATGTTGTACAGTTGACCTTATAAGAAAGCCTGTTTACTATTTAAAGATAAATTGTTCTGGATTATGAACATATACACAATAACACAAATTGAGAATTGTTTTTATGAAGATTGTACCAAATGTTTATCAAGTAGGTGAAACTGTAGTCTCCCTGTTTGTTTTTTGGACAATGCGTGTAAAATGTGAATTTCGTTAGCGATTTCGTTTACATTAACATTTAAAAGTTTCGATTTTAATTACTGTAGGTACTGATACAGCATTTTATCGGTGGTTAAAGCGTCTGATGTGAAAATGGCACATTTACTTTCTGCGTCTTGCCCGTTGAATATCTCCTCATGCTCGAAAAATAATAGCCCTAACTCGTTGAAGAAATGTTTTTCTTCTTTACCTACTTCACTCACTTTACAAACTTCAGTTAAACCGTTCAAAACCCTTCCGTTAAACAGAAAGAATGCGCATAAACTTTTGTCGGTGCGTGCAACCACTCTTCAGCAGCCAACAGCCAAAACGGGGTCCGGTTCTGACCAAACCTCTGGTCAAGAGTCAAGGCCGACTCGGGTAATGGTCATTGGCGGTGATGGTTATTGTGGTTGGGCTACTTCCCTTCACTTATCCAACAAAAACTACGAAGTTGCCATTGTTGACAACCTTGTTCGTCGCCACTTTGACCACCAACTTGGGCTTGATTCACTCACGCCGATCTCATCTATTCATGACCGGATCCGACGGTGGAGATCTCTTACCGAAAAAGACATAAGTCTCTACATTGGTGATGTTTGTGACTTCGAGTTTTTGGCAGAGGCGTTCACATCGTTCAAGCCCGACGCTGTAGTCCATTTTGGTGAACAAAGGTCCGCCCCGTACTCCATGATTGACCGGTCAAGGGCGGTATACACCCAACAAAACAACGTTCTAGGTACACTTAACGTTTTATTTGCTATAAAGGAGTTTAGCGAAGATTGTCATTTAGTAAAACTTGGGACAATGGGAGAATACGGTACACCGAATATAGATATCGAAGAAGGGTATATAACCATTACTCATAATGGAAGAACCGATACTTTGCCGTACCCAAAACAAGCTAGCTCGTTTTACCATCTGAGTAAAGTACACGATTCGAATAATATCGCGTTTACGTGTAAAGCTTGGGGGATACGAGCTACTGATTTGAACCAGGGTGTGGTTTACGGTGTGCGGACCGATGAGACTGCGATGCATGAAGAACTTTGTAATAGATTTGATTATGATGGAGTGTTTGGAACCGCTTTGAATAGATTTTGTGTTCAGGCTGCGGTTGGTCATCCCCTTACTGTTTACGGCAAAGGAGGCCAGGTTAGATCTGTTAAATAAATGCTAACCGAATCTTACAAGTTACGTTAtacttattttgaattgaatgTGTCTAGTTGAGATGTAATTTGGTGTTTTTCTGTTATGCAGACTCGAGGATACCTGGATATAAGAGACACGGTCCAATGTGTGGAGCTTGCAATTGCTACTCCAGCGAAACGCGGTGAAATGCGGGTATTTAATCAATTTACAGAGCAGTTTTCGGTGAACCAACTTGCGTCACTTGTTACGAAAGCCGGTGAGAAGCTTGGAATCGAGGTGAAAACAATATCTGTGCCAAACCCGAGAGTTGAAGCTGAGGAACATTACTACAATGCTAAACACACGAAACTCATTGAGTTGGGACTACAACCACACCTACTTTCGGACTCACTTCTTGACTCACTGCTCAACGTTGCGGTTCAGTTTAAGGACCGTGTGGATACTAAGCAGATCATGCCCAGTGTTTCTTGGAGAAAGATTGGTGTGAAGCCAAAAACTGTATCTGCGTAGACGTGTAATAGTGAGTATGGTTTACTTGGTGAGTTATATTTGTGTTATGGCCTATGGGATACTACGGTAATGACTATGATCCAGAAAATTTAAAAGACTGTAATGCAACATAAGTTGAATCTTATTTGTTAGGTTTATAGGACAGTAAACAGACCGAACGAATTATATGATAGCGTTTGTTTCTATAAGAAACAGAAACATTGTTCATGGCTGTTTGTCAAAATAGtacttagggctgtaaacgagccgagtcgagccgagctagacccagctcgagctcggctcgaactcgattcgagctggctcggctcgagctc
The Helianthus annuus cultivar XRQ/B chromosome 6, HanXRQr2.0-SUNRISE, whole genome shotgun sequence genome window above contains:
- the LOC110865087 gene encoding UDP-sulfoquinovose synthase, chloroplastic, which codes for MAHLLSASCPLNISSCSKNNSPNSLKKCFSSLPTSLTLQTSVKPFKTLPLNRKNAHKLLSVRATTLQQPTAKTGSGSDQTSGQESRPTRVMVIGGDGYCGWATSLHLSNKNYEVAIVDNLVRRHFDHQLGLDSLTPISSIHDRIRRWRSLTEKDISLYIGDVCDFEFLAEAFTSFKPDAVVHFGEQRSAPYSMIDRSRAVYTQQNNVLGTLNVLFAIKEFSEDCHLVKLGTMGEYGTPNIDIEEGYITITHNGRTDTLPYPKQASSFYHLSKVHDSNNIAFTCKAWGIRATDLNQGVVYGVRTDETAMHEELCNRFDYDGVFGTALNRFCVQAAVGHPLTVYGKGGQTRGYLDIRDTVQCVELAIATPAKRGEMRVFNQFTEQFSVNQLASLVTKAGEKLGIEVKTISVPNPRVEAEEHYYNAKHTKLIELGLQPHLLSDSLLDSLLNVAVQFKDRVDTKQIMPSVSWRKIGVKPKTVSA